In Nakamurella antarctica, the following are encoded in one genomic region:
- a CDS encoding metal-dependent transcriptional regulator, with translation MEASENPPALSAVMQDYLKAICNAGEWDDTPVTTSVIASRVGVSASSASEMVRKLALLGYLRHEPYGAVELTPPGRAIALRVVRRHRLVETFLVAELGYTWDEVHDDADILEHAISDRMLARMDAKLGFPRRDPHGDPIPGADGTMEIPPAKQLSALQPGDSGLVVRISDDEPEMLRYFQEKKIVLDAHIEVLARLPFGAGTSMRIGGAGGDSLDLGDQAAEAIWLGTTQSR, from the coding sequence GTGGAAGCCTCCGAAAATCCCCCAGCGCTCAGTGCGGTGATGCAGGACTACCTGAAGGCGATTTGCAACGCTGGAGAGTGGGACGACACCCCGGTTACCACTTCAGTTATCGCCAGCAGGGTGGGAGTCTCTGCCTCGTCAGCTTCTGAAATGGTCCGCAAGCTTGCTCTCCTCGGCTACCTGCGACACGAGCCTTACGGCGCCGTCGAATTGACCCCACCGGGCCGTGCAATAGCGCTTCGCGTGGTCCGGAGGCACCGCTTGGTAGAGACGTTCCTCGTGGCGGAGCTCGGCTACACCTGGGACGAAGTGCACGATGACGCGGACATACTCGAGCACGCCATCTCCGACCGCATGTTGGCGCGCATGGATGCAAAACTCGGCTTCCCGCGACGGGACCCCCACGGCGACCCCATCCCCGGTGCCGATGGAACCATGGAAATCCCACCAGCCAAACAACTTTCAGCGCTGCAGCCCGGCGACAGCGGGCTCGTAGTCCGGATCTCCGATGACGAACCCGAAATGCTGCGGTACTTCCAGGAGAAAAAGATCGTCCTCGATGCCCACATCGAGGTGCTTGCCCGGTTGCCGTTCGGGGCAGGAACGTCGATGAGGATTGGCGGGGCGGGCGGGGACAGCCTGGACCTGGGCGACCAAGCCGCGGAGGCTATTTGGCTCGGGACCACGCAGTCTCGTTGA
- a CDS encoding LppU/SCO3897 family protein yields the protein MTDPNNPFSAGQPQQPAQPYQAQPGQPQQPYQGQPYQGQPDSAQQPYQGQPEQPYQQQPYQQPHQAQPGQPQFGMGLPGEPGAASPFAPVPASSTPSRNAALLKRFLVPVLVIVVAVVAFGWRQGWFTSTPGDKLAVGDCAQMTGTSVNVDITGVDCGSAKSTFKITAKGEGITCDEYESEYTESGTGASKDKLCLGLDAKVGDCFKLGMTSLDQDAKIDCQAGASDTSVFKITEVNLTSADESLCPAGDQPVGFPKRNTLLCFGPNQ from the coding sequence ATGACTGACCCGAACAATCCGTTCAGCGCCGGCCAACCGCAGCAACCAGCCCAGCCCTACCAGGCCCAGCCCGGTCAGCCGCAGCAGCCTTATCAGGGCCAGCCTTATCAGGGCCAGCCGGACTCGGCCCAGCAGCCTTATCAGGGCCAGCCGGAGCAGCCTTATCAGCAGCAGCCGTATCAGCAGCCTCACCAGGCCCAGCCCGGTCAGCCGCAGTTCGGAATGGGATTGCCCGGAGAGCCGGGAGCGGCTTCGCCGTTCGCGCCGGTGCCGGCGTCCTCTACCCCTTCGCGTAACGCTGCTCTGCTGAAGAGGTTTCTTGTGCCCGTTTTGGTGATTGTTGTTGCCGTGGTCGCATTTGGGTGGCGGCAGGGCTGGTTCACCAGCACGCCGGGCGACAAGCTGGCCGTCGGAGACTGTGCACAGATGACAGGTACGTCGGTGAACGTGGATATCACCGGCGTCGATTGTGGTTCGGCGAAGTCAACATTCAAAATTACGGCCAAGGGCGAAGGCATCACCTGCGACGAGTACGAGTCCGAGTACACCGAAAGTGGAACGGGAGCCTCGAAGGACAAGTTGTGCCTCGGGCTGGATGCCAAGGTCGGTGACTGCTTCAAGCTGGGAATGACGTCGTTGGATCAAGACGCGAAGATTGACTGCCAAGCGGGCGCTAGCGATACGTCCGTCTTCAAAATCACGGAGGTCAACCTCACCAGCGCGGACGAAAGTCTTTGTCCTGCAGGTGATCAACCGGTTGGCTTCCCGAAACGAAACACTCTTCTGTGTTTCGGCCCCAACCAGTAA
- a CDS encoding LppU/SCO3897 family protein, which translates to MPKLYKYVIAPVLLVGLVLAVGWWKAGWFTSTPLEKVALGDCVQITGTGSELAPESVDCASMEATFKVVAKGESISCGEYDSEFSEFGKGASSEKLCLGLNTLQGDCFRVGLTAFERELKVDCKTNLGRNSVIRITKVAANSTDPSFCSETDSVRVLADRNSVFCYRPNE; encoded by the coding sequence ATGCCCAAACTCTATAAATACGTTATTGCTCCCGTCTTACTGGTGGGTCTTGTTCTCGCAGTGGGATGGTGGAAAGCAGGATGGTTCACCAGCACTCCCCTCGAAAAAGTGGCGCTGGGCGACTGCGTTCAAATCACTGGAACTGGCAGTGAACTCGCTCCGGAGAGCGTCGATTGCGCTTCGATGGAGGCCACGTTCAAGGTAGTTGCCAAAGGGGAGAGCATCAGCTGCGGCGAATACGATTCCGAGTTCTCCGAATTTGGGAAGGGTGCCTCCTCGGAGAAGCTATGCCTCGGCCTGAATACCCTTCAGGGCGACTGTTTCAGGGTGGGGCTGACAGCGTTTGAACGAGAATTGAAGGTTGATTGCAAGACCAACCTTGGCCGCAACTCGGTTATTAGAATCACCAAAGTTGCCGCGAACAGTACGGATCCGAGTTTTTGCTCCGAAACGGACTCGGTTCGGGTGTTGGCTGATCGCAACAGTGTGTTTTGCTACCGCCCGAACGAGTAA
- the leuA gene encoding 2-isopropylmalate synthase yields the protein MPIGTSDHGNTPHLRNSPPVGDIPAGQPSWNQQRPTSMPMHRYPAFTPIDLPDRTWPSKVITKAPLWCAVDLRDGNQALIDPMTPARKRRLFDMLVAMGYKEIEVGFPAASQTDFDFVREIIEQGAIPEDVRIQVLTQARPELIARSYEALEGAHSAVMHLYNSTSTLQRRVVFNQDKAGIARIATEGAEEVLKWSEKYPETDWRFEYSPESYTGTELEYAVDVCNQVSAIWQPTPDRPMIVNLPATVEMATPNVYADSIEWMHRNLARRESLLISLHPHNDRGTAVAASELGFMAGADRIEGCLFGNGERTGNVCLVTLGLNLFSQGVDPQIDFSDIDEIRRTVEYATQLKVPERHPYGGDLVYTAFSGSHQDAIKKGFEHMDRDAAAASTPVADFTWAVPYLPIDPHDVGRSYEAVIRVNSQSGKGGVAYIMKSEYGLDLPRRLQIEFSRVVQGFTDTEGGEVSPAGMWQYFSAEYLERTAPVTLVRARIETPEDADEGHDQIAARVVVDGEESVIHGTGNGPLASFCNALAGVDVDVRVLDYVEHALSAGGDARAAAYVECAVNGVVVWGVGVDSSIMTASMKAVVSAYNRAAVLAS from the coding sequence ATGCCGATAGGAACTTCAGACCATGGGAACACCCCGCATCTCCGGAATTCGCCCCCCGTTGGCGACATCCCCGCCGGCCAGCCAAGTTGGAACCAGCAGCGACCCACGTCGATGCCGATGCACCGCTACCCGGCCTTCACCCCCATCGACCTGCCGGACCGCACTTGGCCGTCCAAGGTCATCACCAAGGCACCTCTTTGGTGCGCGGTGGATCTGCGAGATGGCAACCAAGCGCTGATCGACCCGATGACGCCCGCACGCAAGCGACGCTTGTTCGACATGCTGGTGGCGATGGGTTACAAAGAAATCGAAGTGGGCTTTCCCGCTGCCTCGCAGACCGACTTTGACTTCGTCCGCGAAATCATCGAGCAGGGGGCCATCCCCGAGGACGTCCGCATTCAGGTGTTGACGCAGGCTCGTCCCGAGTTGATCGCTCGCTCCTACGAGGCGCTGGAAGGTGCCCACTCAGCGGTCATGCACCTCTATAACTCCACGTCGACGCTGCAGCGCCGCGTGGTGTTCAACCAGGACAAGGCCGGTATCGCCCGCATCGCGACCGAAGGCGCCGAGGAGGTGCTCAAGTGGTCGGAGAAGTATCCGGAAACCGATTGGCGCTTCGAGTACTCCCCCGAGTCCTATACCGGCACCGAGCTGGAATACGCGGTTGACGTCTGCAATCAGGTGTCCGCAATCTGGCAGCCGACCCCCGACCGCCCGATGATCGTCAACCTGCCCGCGACCGTCGAGATGGCCACGCCCAACGTCTACGCCGACTCCATTGAGTGGATGCACCGTAACTTGGCCAGGCGAGAGTCCCTGCTCATCTCATTGCACCCGCACAACGACCGCGGGACGGCGGTAGCAGCCTCCGAACTGGGGTTCATGGCGGGCGCCGACCGCATCGAGGGGTGCCTGTTCGGCAACGGCGAGCGCACCGGCAACGTCTGCCTCGTGACACTCGGCTTGAACCTGTTCAGCCAAGGCGTCGATCCGCAGATCGACTTCTCCGATATCGACGAAATCCGTCGCACCGTCGAATACGCCACGCAGTTGAAGGTGCCGGAACGTCATCCGTATGGCGGTGACTTGGTCTACACGGCATTCTCCGGCTCGCACCAGGACGCCATCAAAAAGGGCTTCGAACATATGGACCGGGACGCCGCCGCCGCAAGCACGCCCGTGGCCGACTTCACCTGGGCCGTACCGTATTTGCCCATTGACCCGCATGACGTCGGACGTTCTTACGAGGCCGTTATCCGCGTCAACTCGCAGTCCGGCAAGGGCGGCGTCGCCTACATCATGAAGAGCGAGTACGGGCTGGACCTGCCGCGGCGCCTGCAGATCGAGTTCTCGCGGGTGGTCCAAGGCTTCACCGACACCGAGGGCGGCGAGGTCTCGCCCGCAGGGATGTGGCAGTACTTCTCTGCTGAATACTTGGAGCGCACGGCTCCCGTGACGTTGGTGCGCGCACGCATCGAAACGCCGGAAGACGCAGACGAAGGCCACGACCAGATCGCGGCTCGGGTTGTCGTTGACGGCGAAGAGTCCGTGATCCACGGCACCGGCAACGGCCCGTTAGCCAGCTTCTGCAACGCGCTTGCCGGAGTGGATGTCGACGTCCGAGTGCTTGACTATGTGGAGCACGCATTATCAGCAGGCGGTGACGCGCGCGCCGCCGCGTACGTGGAGTGCGCCGTGAACGGCGTCGTCGTCTGGGGGGTTGGGGTGGACTCCTCGATCATGACCGCGTCGATGAAGGCCGTCGTTTCGGCCTACAACCGCGCGGCGGTGCTTGCTTCCTGA
- a CDS encoding aspartate-semialdehyde dehydrogenase, translating to MAKNLVVAVVGATGQVGGAIRDILAKRNFPLTDIRFFASARSAGSALTYLGRDYTVENADDADLSGIDIALFSAGGSTSLAQAPRFAAAGAIVIDNSSAWRMDPDVPLVVAEVNPDAISDATKGIIANPNCTTMAAMPVLAPLHAEATLKRMIVSTYQAVSGSGLAGVAELAGQTRQVVDRAEVLVYDGGGVEFPEPVKYVRPIGFNVIPMAGNIVDDGSFETDEEQKLRNESRKILDIPNLLVSGTCVRVPVFTGHSLSVNVEFESPLSVERALEILATAEGVELSAVPNPLQAAGADPSFVGRVRSDPGVPDGRGLALFISNDNLRKGAALNAVQIAELVAATL from the coding sequence ATGGCCAAAAACTTGGTGGTCGCGGTGGTGGGGGCTACAGGGCAAGTGGGCGGAGCAATCCGTGACATTTTGGCGAAACGAAATTTTCCACTGACCGACATTCGCTTCTTTGCCTCCGCTCGGTCGGCGGGTAGTGCGCTGACCTACCTCGGCCGGGACTACACCGTGGAAAATGCCGACGACGCAGATCTGAGCGGTATCGACATCGCGCTGTTCTCGGCCGGAGGCTCGACGTCGCTAGCGCAAGCACCACGATTCGCAGCTGCGGGGGCAATCGTCATCGACAACTCCTCCGCGTGGCGGATGGACCCAGACGTGCCGTTGGTGGTTGCTGAAGTCAACCCGGACGCCATTTCCGATGCCACCAAAGGCATCATTGCCAACCCGAATTGCACCACCATGGCAGCGATGCCGGTGCTGGCTCCACTGCACGCGGAAGCGACCCTGAAGCGGATGATTGTTTCTACCTACCAGGCGGTTTCGGGTAGCGGGCTCGCCGGAGTTGCTGAACTGGCCGGACAAACCCGCCAAGTCGTCGATCGCGCCGAAGTGCTGGTCTATGACGGCGGCGGCGTCGAATTTCCCGAGCCCGTCAAATACGTGCGACCCATCGGTTTCAACGTCATTCCGATGGCCGGGAACATCGTCGATGACGGCAGCTTCGAGACTGACGAAGAGCAGAAGCTGCGTAACGAATCCCGTAAAATCCTCGATATCCCGAACCTTCTGGTCTCCGGTACATGCGTCCGCGTTCCCGTCTTCACCGGACATTCGCTTTCGGTCAACGTCGAATTCGAAAGTCCTCTCAGCGTCGAACGTGCACTTGAAATTCTTGCCACCGCAGAAGGTGTTGAACTCTCCGCAGTGCCGAATCCGCTCCAGGCCGCAGGAGCCGACCCGAGTTTCGTGGGCCGCGTGCGCAGCGATCCGGGCGTGCCGGACGGACGCGGGCTCGCGTTGTTCATTAGCAACGACAACCTGCGTAAGGGCGCGGCTCTCAATGCCGTGCAGATCGCGGAACTGGTCGCCGCCACTTTGTAG
- a CDS encoding MFS transporter has translation MNRSPEMSLWSIAASAFVPPTLFSIGQGAIAPVVVITAGQLGASPATAAMVVGLAGIGQVVADIPAGVLATRFGDRAAMLGAAILTSLALALCMWGPNLAVFAAAMFATGMGTAVWLLARQAYVTQVVPFHMRARAMSTMGGVYRIGLFIGPFLGSLVVHLTSLAGAYAVFLVCCVLAVAVLFSAKDLREDVPLPTASSTFALARAQAPVLRTLGVGVILVSAVRGARQVVLPLWGEHLGLTPAAIAVIFGISGAADMLLFYPAGKMMDRFGRSAAAIPSMTVVAISLALLPLTHSAFTLAAVGIVMGLGNGIGSGLIMTLGADFAPPGNQARFLGVWRLLGDFGNGVGPLALAGLTAAASLGFAITAFGGVGLAAAAVMGYWIPKKTPAHQ, from the coding sequence ATGAACCGGTCCCCCGAGATGTCGCTGTGGTCGATAGCAGCCAGCGCGTTCGTACCGCCGACCCTCTTCTCCATCGGCCAAGGTGCCATCGCGCCGGTCGTGGTGATCACTGCCGGGCAACTTGGCGCCTCACCGGCCACCGCGGCCATGGTGGTCGGATTGGCTGGCATCGGCCAGGTCGTCGCCGACATCCCCGCCGGAGTTTTGGCCACCCGATTCGGCGATCGCGCTGCGATGCTGGGCGCTGCGATCCTCACCTCACTGGCGCTGGCACTGTGCATGTGGGGGCCCAACCTGGCAGTTTTTGCTGCCGCGATGTTCGCCACCGGCATGGGGACCGCGGTGTGGTTGCTCGCCCGTCAGGCGTACGTGACACAGGTGGTGCCATTTCACATGCGGGCGCGCGCGATGTCGACGATGGGCGGGGTCTATCGGATCGGATTGTTCATCGGCCCCTTCCTCGGCTCCCTGGTCGTGCACCTGACCTCGCTGGCCGGCGCGTACGCCGTCTTCCTGGTGTGCTGCGTGCTCGCCGTCGCCGTGTTGTTCAGTGCCAAGGACCTTCGCGAGGACGTTCCCCTCCCCACCGCATCCAGCACCTTCGCTCTGGCAAGAGCGCAGGCACCCGTGCTGCGCACCCTCGGCGTCGGCGTCATTTTGGTGAGCGCCGTCCGGGGTGCTCGGCAGGTGGTTTTGCCGTTGTGGGGCGAACACCTCGGACTGACACCGGCTGCGATCGCGGTGATCTTCGGTATTTCCGGCGCCGCCGACATGCTGCTGTTCTACCCGGCGGGCAAAATGATGGACCGCTTCGGCCGCTCAGCCGCTGCCATCCCCTCCATGACGGTGGTCGCGATATCCCTTGCCCTGCTTCCACTTACTCATAGCGCCTTCACTTTGGCAGCAGTCGGCATCGTGATGGGGCTGGGCAACGGAATCGGGTCCGGCTTGATCATGACGCTCGGCGCCGACTTCGCACCGCCCGGCAACCAGGCCCGGTTTCTTGGGGTGTGGCGCCTACTCGGCGACTTCGGAAACGGCGTTGGGCCACTGGCGCTAGCCGGCCTGACAGCGGCAGCCTCGTTGGGCTTCGCGATCACCGCATTCGGCGGCGTGGGGCTCGCGGCGGCCGCTGTCATGGGCTACTGGATTCCCAAGAAAACACCGGCCCACCAGTAA
- a CDS encoding AMP-binding protein — MAAQTTEATATIKQARELLLRYRSDYDAAMANFTWPQPDSFNFALEWFDVLAQEHPERPALKIVEEDGRVGEWTYTDLSARSDQVAQWFTSVGIRRGDRVVVMLGNQIELWESILGLIKVGAVLIPASTLLDTEDLIDRVDRGAAKYVITRSVDAPKFDRVGGDFTKIWVRDYGSKDLVPLGWNDFALSADAEAEYVAVEPTPAADSLLLYFTSGTTALPKLVEHTQVSYPIGHLSTMYWLGLKPGDVHLNISSPGWAKHAWSNVFAPWLAGATVFVYNYTRFNAQALMQVMQDNGITTFCAPPTVWRMLIQADLSWLKTPPRELIGAGEPLNPEVIEQVRRAWGVTIRDGFGQTEMTAAIGNPPGAKVRDGSMGRPLPGYVVTLVDQATDEPGATEGEICLDLAHRPVALMAGYLGDAEKTSDAMSSGFYHTGDVGSVDADGYITYVGRADDVFKASDYRISPFELESVLVEHPAVAEAAVVPFPDALRLSVPKAYVVLIDGYGDNADTAKEIFTYTKSRLAPYKRIRRLEFVTSELLPKTISGKIRRVELRRRDAQLVADNVRAASEYRWEDFPGI, encoded by the coding sequence ATGGCCGCGCAGACCACCGAAGCCACCGCAACAATCAAGCAGGCACGTGAGCTTTTGCTGCGCTACCGCTCCGACTACGACGCCGCGATGGCGAACTTCACGTGGCCACAGCCGGACTCGTTCAACTTCGCACTCGAGTGGTTCGACGTACTGGCGCAGGAGCACCCGGAGCGACCGGCCCTGAAGATCGTCGAGGAGGACGGGCGGGTCGGTGAGTGGACCTATACGGACCTTTCCGCGCGTTCTGACCAGGTTGCTCAGTGGTTCACCAGTGTGGGTATCCGGCGGGGCGATCGCGTTGTTGTCATGCTGGGTAATCAAATAGAACTCTGGGAGTCCATCCTTGGCCTGATCAAGGTGGGGGCGGTGTTGATTCCCGCCAGTACTCTCTTGGACACCGAAGATCTCATTGACCGTGTTGATCGTGGCGCTGCTAAATATGTCATCACCCGGTCAGTTGACGCTCCGAAATTTGACCGGGTTGGTGGCGACTTCACCAAGATTTGGGTCCGTGACTATGGCAGCAAAGATTTGGTTCCGTTAGGGTGGAACGACTTTGCACTATCGGCGGACGCCGAAGCGGAGTACGTGGCGGTAGAACCCACTCCGGCGGCCGATTCGCTGCTGCTCTATTTCACCTCGGGTACAACAGCTTTGCCCAAACTGGTCGAGCACACGCAGGTTTCTTACCCCATCGGCCACCTATCGACGATGTATTGGCTCGGGCTGAAACCGGGCGATGTACATCTGAATATTTCGTCCCCGGGCTGGGCAAAACACGCTTGGTCCAACGTTTTTGCGCCTTGGCTGGCGGGTGCGACCGTGTTCGTCTACAACTACACCCGCTTCAACGCCCAAGCCTTAATGCAGGTAATGCAGGACAACGGGATCACCACCTTCTGTGCGCCGCCCACCGTGTGGCGAATGCTGATCCAGGCCGACCTTTCGTGGTTGAAAACGCCTCCGCGAGAACTGATCGGGGCCGGGGAACCGCTGAATCCTGAAGTTATTGAACAGGTTCGACGAGCCTGGGGCGTGACTATCCGAGACGGCTTCGGCCAGACGGAAATGACGGCTGCAATCGGAAACCCACCGGGGGCCAAGGTTCGGGATGGCTCGATGGGCCGGCCGCTTCCCGGGTATGTCGTCACGCTGGTGGATCAGGCCACGGACGAACCCGGCGCCACAGAAGGCGAGATCTGCTTGGACCTGGCGCACCGGCCGGTAGCGTTAATGGCTGGTTACTTGGGGGATGCCGAAAAGACCAGCGACGCAATGAGTTCCGGCTTCTACCACACCGGCGATGTGGGATCGGTGGACGCGGATGGTTACATCACCTACGTGGGTCGTGCCGATGACGTCTTCAAGGCTTCCGACTATCGAATTTCGCCGTTCGAGCTGGAATCGGTATTGGTCGAACACCCGGCCGTGGCGGAAGCCGCTGTGGTGCCCTTTCCGGATGCGTTGCGGCTCTCGGTACCCAAGGCTTACGTCGTCCTGATCGACGGCTACGGCGACAACGCTGACACGGCGAAGGAGATCTTCACCTACACCAAGTCGCGGCTGGCTCCGTACAAGCGCATTCGGCGGCTGGAGTTTGTGACCTCGGAGCTGCTGCCCAAAACCATTTCGGGCAAGATCCGACGGGTAGAGCTGCGCCGACGGGACGCACAGCTGGTGGCCGACAACGTGCGCGCCGCCTCGGAGTACCGGTGGGAGGATTTTCCCGGGATCTAA
- a CDS encoding aspartate kinase yields MSLVVQKYGGSSVATAERIKRVAERIVATRKAGHDVVVVVSAMGDTTDELMDLAMQVSPVPPARELDMLLTSGERISNSLVAMAISALGAEARSFTGSQAGVLTTSAHGRARIIDVTPGRIREALDQGSIALVAGFQGVSQDTKDVTTLGRGGSDTTAVALAAALNADVCEIYTDVDGVYTADPRIVPDAAKLDTITYEEMLEMAASGAKVLMLRCVEYARRYNVPVHVRSSYSDKKGTLVTGNMEDLTVEQALITGVAHDRGEAKVTVVAVPDHPGVAAKIFRTIADAEIDIDMVVQNVSIADQGKTDITFTLPKDEGHRAVAALEAKRSEIGFSNVIYNDHVGKVSLVGAGMRSHPGVTATFCEALAEAGVNIDIITTSEIRISVLVRDTELDIAVRALHKAFDLGSDEEAVIYAGTGR; encoded by the coding sequence GTGAGCCTCGTGGTCCAGAAGTATGGCGGATCCTCTGTAGCAACTGCGGAACGTATCAAACGCGTCGCCGAGCGCATTGTCGCCACCCGCAAGGCTGGCCACGACGTCGTGGTGGTCGTCAGTGCGATGGGTGACACGACCGACGAGTTGATGGACTTGGCGATGCAGGTCTCGCCCGTACCGCCCGCACGTGAGCTGGATATGCTGCTGACCTCGGGCGAACGCATCTCGAATTCCTTGGTAGCCATGGCGATTTCTGCGCTCGGGGCCGAGGCGAGGTCATTCACTGGATCCCAAGCTGGCGTGCTCACCACCTCTGCCCACGGCAGGGCGCGCATCATCGACGTGACGCCCGGCCGCATTCGGGAGGCGCTGGACCAGGGTTCGATCGCGTTGGTTGCAGGCTTCCAAGGCGTCTCACAGGACACCAAGGACGTCACGACCTTGGGTAGGGGCGGGTCCGACACCACAGCTGTGGCGCTCGCCGCCGCGCTGAATGCCGATGTTTGCGAGATCTATACCGACGTCGACGGCGTTTACACCGCCGACCCGCGCATCGTGCCAGACGCGGCCAAACTCGACACGATCACGTACGAAGAAATGCTCGAAATGGCAGCCAGCGGCGCGAAAGTACTGATGCTGCGATGCGTTGAATACGCCCGCCGATACAACGTTCCGGTACATGTCCGGTCGTCATATTCGGATAAAAAAGGCACTCTCGTCACTGGCAACATGGAGGATCTGACCGTGGAACAGGCATTGATTACCGGCGTCGCACACGACCGAGGCGAAGCGAAGGTGACCGTCGTTGCAGTCCCTGATCACCCCGGAGTGGCAGCGAAGATTTTCCGCACCATTGCCGACGCAGAAATTGATATCGACATGGTTGTTCAGAACGTGTCCATCGCCGATCAGGGCAAGACAGACATCACCTTCACCCTCCCCAAGGACGAGGGACACCGCGCCGTTGCCGCGCTCGAAGCCAAGAGGAGCGAGATCGGCTTCAGCAACGTGATTTACAACGACCATGTGGGCAAGGTTTCTTTAGTCGGCGCGGGGATGCGCTCGCACCCAGGCGTCACCGCGACCTTCTGCGAGGCGTTGGCCGAAGCGGGCGTCAACATCGACATCATCACCACCTCAGAAATCAGAATCTCGGTTCTGGTACGCGATACCGAACTGGACATCGCCGTCCGCGCATTGCACAAGGCCTTCGACCTCGGCAGTGACGAAGAAGCTGTCATCTACGCGGGCACAGGGCGATAG